CAATTGCACGCGGCTGATGAGCCGAGTGCCCGGCACGCTCAAGCTGTAGTCATTGCCTTCCGTCACGGACGGAAGCGACACAAACGACGGTCCGGGCAGCAGGCTCTTCAGGTTGCCGCCAATCATGTTTGCCAATTCGGCCAAAGCGTCCTGCGAGTCGGCCGCCGTGGTATCGCCCTCGGCCACGTTGAACATGATCGCGGCGACCTGCCGAGAAAAACTCACCGACGCGTCGAACATCACCGCGCCTTTCCAAGCGCCGGCGATTTGCACGCAAGCAGTGAGGCGTGGATCGTTCCGCGGCGGCGGCGCATTGGCGGCGGCAACCACGTCGAGGAGAAGCATGGTTGAAAAAATGTCCTGCGTTAATTGGACGATTTCCTCGGCAGCAAATTGCATGTTTGCCTCTCATTCCGGTGACGGAAGCCGTCAAATTCAGGAGCCCGCACACGCTATCACTTGCCGCGCAAACGGTAACACACGGTCTTGGCGAAGTTGACGCGTTCGAACGAATCGTCGAGATTGAGCGTCGTTTCCGCCCCGCCGAGAAACAAAAACCCGTCCGTTGCAAGCAGCTTGCCGACGTTGTCCAGGATGGATTTCTTGGTTTCAGTCGAAAAGTAAATCAGCACGTTTCGTAAGAAGATTACGTCCATTTGCGGCAGTGGCGGCCACCTTTCGATCAGATTCAACTCCATGAATTGAACCAGCTTGCGAACATTGTCTTTGACTTGCCACTGCATGCCCGACTTCTGAAAATGCTTGACCAGCAGCGACGCGGGCAGGCCTCGATTGACCTCGGCTTGGCTGTACAAACCTTGCCGGGCTTGGGCCAAAACTTGACTCGACAGATCGCTCGCTACCAGCTTGACATTCCAAGTGGCAAGGGCTGGAAAGTATTCGCGAATCACCATGCCGATGGTATACGGCTCCTGGCCGCTCGAGCAGGCGCCGCACCAAATGTTCAATGCCCGCTGCGACCCCCGGTTGGCAATCAGTTTGGGCAACACTTCCGTTTTCAGGGTCTCGAACGGGTGGATGTCGCGAAAGAAACTGGTCTCGTTGGTGGTCATCGCCTCGACGACCTTGTGGTGCAAATCGCCCGGCGACCGCGCGCGCAGCTCCGAAACCATTTGTTGCAGCGTGCCGAAACCGTGTTGGCGGGCCAACGGCGTCAGGCGCGATTCGACCAGGTAGCCCTTGACGGGTTCGAGCACGATCGCCGACCGCTTATGCACCAGATCGCTCACGTAAAGAAAGCTATCCGCGTCGAGCGCATTGATTGCTTGAGTCATGTTGCTACACGCACGCGCTGGCTACATGGTTGAGGATCTTGGTATCGATTGCAGGCGGCGTGATTGCCAGGGCGCCTTCGATTGCCGGCGCCATTCTGTCGAGCGGCACGACGGCGTCGGCCAGGCCGGCGCGGGAAACCGCCCCCGGCATGCCCCACACAATCGAGGTCGCTTCATCTTGAACGACGATGCGGCCGCCGCGGTCGTGGATCCATTCGCAGCCTCGCAGTC
The DNA window shown above is from Pirellulales bacterium and carries:
- a CDS encoding chemotaxis protein CheX, giving the protein MQFAAEEIVQLTQDIFSTMLLLDVVAAANAPPPRNDPRLTACVQIAGAWKGAVMFDASVSFSRQVAAIMFNVAEGDTTAADSQDALAELANMIGGNLKSLLPGPSFVSLPSVTEGNDYSLSVPGTRLISRVQLDCQDELLEVALLEEELENARSPSCSVAT
- a CDS encoding protein-glutamate O-methyltransferase CheR, with product MTQAINALDADSFLYVSDLVHKRSAIVLEPVKGYLVESRLTPLARQHGFGTLQQMVSELRARSPGDLHHKVVEAMTTNETSFFRDIHPFETLKTEVLPKLIANRGSQRALNIWCGACSSGQEPYTIGMVIREYFPALATWNVKLVASDLSSQVLAQARQGLYSQAEVNRGLPASLLVKHFQKSGMQWQVKDNVRKLVQFMELNLIERWPPLPQMDVIFLRNVLIYFSTETKKSILDNVGKLLATDGFLFLGGAETTLNLDDSFERVNFAKTVCYRLRGK